Proteins from a genomic interval of Desulfofustis limnaeus:
- a CDS encoding YbgA family protein — protein MEHGVDETIKIGVSACLLGQPVRYDGGHKHDRYITDILGRYFTFVPVCPEVECGLSIPREAMRLVGDPAAPRLVTVRSGVDLTDQMNSWAENRVAELEKEDLCGFIFKSKSPSSGMERVKVYDRNGVPRSTGVGLFARTFMERLPLLPVEEEGRLNDLLLRENFIESVFVFRRWRTARAEATPAALVAFHTGHKLLLRSHSEQHYRELGRLAAQAGNSEPTELFTSYQEALLAALKLKPTVKKHCNVLLHMMGYFKKVLSGDEKQELLEVIDRFRSFHVPLIVPLTLFNHYIRKYREPYLQRQVYLNPHPIELKLRNHA, from the coding sequence ATGGAGCACGGGGTTGACGAAACCATTAAGATCGGAGTCAGCGCTTGTCTGTTGGGCCAACCGGTCCGTTACGACGGAGGCCATAAGCATGATCGGTACATCACCGACATCCTCGGCCGCTATTTCACCTTCGTGCCGGTCTGTCCGGAGGTGGAGTGCGGTCTGTCGATCCCGCGCGAGGCGATGCGCCTGGTCGGGGATCCCGCTGCCCCGCGGCTGGTTACCGTCAGGTCCGGGGTCGATCTCACCGACCAGATGAACAGTTGGGCGGAAAACCGGGTGGCGGAGCTGGAAAAAGAGGATCTGTGCGGTTTCATCTTCAAGAGCAAGTCCCCTTCGTCCGGCATGGAGCGGGTTAAGGTCTATGACCGGAACGGCGTGCCGCGTTCGACCGGTGTAGGGCTGTTTGCCCGGACATTCATGGAACGACTTCCGCTGCTGCCGGTGGAGGAAGAAGGCCGGTTGAACGACCTGCTCCTGCGGGAGAACTTCATCGAGTCGGTCTTTGTCTTCCGGCGCTGGCGAACAGCACGCGCCGAGGCCACACCGGCTGCCCTGGTCGCGTTCCACACCGGCCATAAATTGTTGTTGCGTTCGCATAGCGAGCAGCACTATCGTGAGTTGGGGCGATTGGCGGCCCAGGCCGGAAACAGCGAACCGACCGAGTTGTTCACATCCTATCAGGAAGCGTTGCTGGCCGCTTTGAAACTCAAGCCGACGGTGAAAAAGCATTGCAACGTGCTGCTGCACATGATGGGCTATTTCAAGAAAGTGCTGAGCGGCGATGAAAAACAGGAGCTGCTCGAGGTCATTGACCGGTTCCGCAGTTTTCATGTGCCGCTCATCGTGCCGTTGACGCTTTTCAACCATTACATACGCAAATACCGGGAACCGTACCTGCAGCGTCAAGTGTACCTGAATCCGCATCCGATTGAGCTGAAACTGCGTAATCATGCGTGA
- the ltrA gene encoding group II intron reverse transcriptase/maturase yields MKADDLRQADTVKGLSGRNSERTLTGAEMSPSAGKQTKAELRQQGELMEAACERSNMLLAYQRVMENKGSAGVDGIGIAEFKDHLKRHWPTIRAKLLAGAYTPSPVRRVDIPKPQGGVRTLGIPTLTDRLIQQALHQVLSPLFEPDFSESNYGFRPGRNAHQAVKAARQYVAEGRRFVVDMDLEKFFDRVNHDLLMGRVMKKVNDRRVACLIRRYLECGILTNGVVLPRTEGTPQGGPLSPLLSNILLTDLDRELERRGHAFCRYADDCNIYVKSRRSGERVMGSITRFLGEVLQLTVNEGKSAVARPWERKFLGYSMTWHKQPKLRIAPASRQRLADRIREVLKGACGRNLKKTISELSPILRGWMAYFRLTEVKGVLEELDGWIRRKLRCILWRQWKRRFTRARNLMKAGLTKERAWRSVSNQRGPWWNSGASHMNHAFRKAYFDRLGLVSLLDTMRRLQCIQ; encoded by the coding sequence ATGAAGGCAGATGATCTGCGGCAAGCAGATACCGTCAAAGGGTTATCGGGGCGGAACTCCGAGAGGACTTTGACTGGTGCCGAGATGTCCCCGTCGGCCGGCAAGCAGACGAAAGCGGAGTTGAGGCAGCAGGGTGAGCTCATGGAAGCTGCGTGTGAACGCAGCAATATGCTGCTCGCCTATCAGCGGGTGATGGAGAACAAAGGCAGTGCTGGTGTAGACGGAATAGGCATAGCCGAGTTCAAGGATCACCTTAAACGACACTGGCCGACGATCAGGGCCAAACTGCTGGCTGGGGCCTACACGCCCTCGCCAGTGCGCCGAGTGGACATTCCGAAGCCGCAGGGCGGAGTGAGGACACTTGGTATTCCAACGCTGACGGATCGTTTGATCCAGCAAGCGTTGCATCAGGTATTGTCACCATTATTCGAGCCGGACTTTTCTGAGTCGAACTATGGTTTTCGGCCAGGGCGGAATGCCCATCAGGCTGTAAAGGCGGCCAGACAGTATGTAGCTGAAGGTCGCAGATTTGTGGTGGATATGGATCTGGAGAAGTTCTTTGACCGGGTCAACCACGATCTTCTGATGGGGCGAGTTATGAAGAAGGTGAATGACAGGCGCGTGGCGTGTCTGATTCGCCGGTATCTTGAGTGCGGGATACTGACAAACGGTGTGGTGTTGCCTCGAACTGAGGGGACGCCGCAGGGCGGCCCTTTGAGTCCGCTGCTCTCCAACATCCTGCTCACGGATCTCGACCGGGAACTTGAACGAAGAGGACATGCCTTCTGCCGTTATGCTGATGACTGTAATATCTATGTCAAAAGCCGACGGTCAGGTGAACGGGTAATGGGGTCGATAACCCGTTTTCTGGGTGAAGTGCTGCAACTGACGGTCAATGAAGGCAAAAGCGCGGTGGCGCGTCCGTGGGAGCGGAAGTTTCTTGGCTACAGCATGACGTGGCACAAGCAACCCAAACTGCGGATCGCCCCTGCGAGTCGCCAACGACTGGCAGACAGAATCCGGGAAGTGCTGAAAGGCGCTTGCGGTCGTAACCTGAAGAAGACAATCAGTGAACTTTCGCCAATCCTTCGCGGCTGGATGGCCTATTTCAGGCTCACCGAAGTAAAAGGAGTGTTGGAAGAGCTTGACGGTTGGATCAGGCGTAAACTGCGCTGCATTCTTTGGCGCCAATGGAAACGTCGCTTCACGCGCGCACGCAATCTGATGAAGGCAGGGCTGACGAAGGAACGCGCCTGGCGCTCAGTGAGCAACCAGCGTGGTCCATGGTGGAACAGTGGTGCAAGCCACATGAACCACGCGTTTCGGAAAGCCTATTTTGATCGATTAGGGTTAGTGTCTTTGCTTGATACAATGCGAAGACTCCAGTGTATTCAATGA
- a CDS encoding DUF3833 domain-containing protein, giving the protein MNSSPRQPLSRMVSIFLLAALVLTGGCSTMSVEDYRDRTPHFDLFDYFNGQTRGWGMVQDRAGRLKRQFVVDILVRLDESDNLVLEEDFVWNDGEKSRRVWTITRGDDGRLSGTAADVVGAASGASGGNALNWRYNLALQVDGSTWVITFDDWMFLQPDDVLLNRAEMSKFGFRVGDVTIAFQKQSVSGRKSL; this is encoded by the coding sequence ATGAACAGCAGCCCCCGTCAGCCCCTTTCACGAATGGTTAGCATTTTTCTGCTGGCCGCCTTGGTCCTTACCGGAGGATGCAGTACAATGAGCGTCGAAGACTATCGCGACCGAACCCCGCACTTCGACCTCTTCGACTATTTCAACGGCCAGACGCGCGGCTGGGGTATGGTCCAGGATCGTGCCGGTCGTCTGAAACGGCAGTTCGTGGTGGATATCCTGGTCCGTCTCGACGAATCCGACAACCTAGTCCTGGAAGAGGATTTTGTCTGGAACGATGGCGAAAAAAGCCGTCGGGTATGGACCATCACCCGAGGCGACGACGGCCGACTGAGCGGCACCGCAGCGGACGTGGTCGGCGCGGCGAGCGGGGCCAGCGGCGGCAACGCCTTGAACTGGCGTTATAACCTGGCGCTGCAGGTGGACGGCTCGACCTGGGTGATCACCTTTGACGACTGGATGTTCCTGCAGCCCGACGACGTTCTGCTCAACCGGGCGGAGATGAGCAAATTCGGTTTTCGCGTTGGCGATGTCACCATAGCTTTTCAAAAACAATCAGTGTCGGGGAGGAAATCCCTATGA
- a CDS encoding chalcone isomerase family protein yields MIRFAITLIWTLLVTALAGPPPSTATELQPVGSGTVRYLGMIKVYDATLYAPTQATVGAILSASQSFCLQLDYAVAVPADAFVEAAETVLARQHQPQSLNDLRGSIDLLHRSYRDVEAGDRYRLCYDHQRQASQLLLNDETLVSIESAEFAAVYFGIWLNPDQPLDRSLRNNLVAGLQEGRL; encoded by the coding sequence ATGATCCGTTTTGCTATCACCCTCATCTGGACGCTGCTGGTCACCGCACTGGCCGGCCCTCCTCCGTCGACAGCCACCGAGCTGCAACCGGTCGGTTCAGGAACGGTGCGTTACCTGGGCATGATCAAAGTCTACGATGCGACGCTCTACGCACCCACCCAAGCTACCGTGGGAGCCATCCTGTCGGCGAGCCAATCATTCTGCCTGCAACTTGATTACGCCGTCGCCGTCCCGGCCGACGCCTTTGTCGAAGCGGCCGAAACGGTTTTGGCCAGACAACACCAGCCGCAGAGCTTGAACGACCTGCGCGGCTCTATCGACCTGCTGCACCGCAGCTATCGCGACGTAGAAGCCGGTGACCGCTATCGCCTCTGCTACGATCATCAACGACAGGCAAGCCAGCTGCTGCTCAACGACGAGACTCTGGTCAGTATCGAATCGGCCGAGTTCGCTGCCGTCTATTTCGGCATCTGGCTCAATCCGGACCAGCCGCTGGACCGTTCCCTGCGAAACAACCTGGTGGCCGGTCTGCAGGAGGGCCGATTATGA
- a CDS encoding nuclear transport factor 2 family protein, with amino-acid sequence MMSRLDDFLAVYQKLDADSLDLLGQVYSDHIRFCDPAHEITGLAALTDYFVELYRNVAAISFSFNRRHLLDSEAYVGWTMTVSHPRLAGGRPVAVDGMSYLQFDEQGKVIYHHDYFDLGALLYEQLPLLGSIIKTIKRRFGG; translated from the coding sequence ATTATGAGCCGACTCGACGACTTCCTCGCTGTCTACCAGAAACTGGACGCTGACAGCCTCGATCTGCTCGGGCAGGTCTACAGCGACCATATCCGTTTCTGCGATCCGGCCCATGAGATCACGGGGCTTGCAGCGCTCACAGACTATTTCGTTGAATTGTATCGGAATGTGGCAGCCATCTCCTTTTCCTTCAACCGGCGCCATCTGCTGGATAGCGAGGCGTATGTCGGCTGGACCATGACCGTATCGCACCCGCGCCTCGCCGGCGGTCGGCCGGTAGCGGTGGACGGGATGAGCTACCTGCAATTCGACGAACAAGGCAAGGTTATCTACCACCACGACTACTTCGACCTGGGCGCCCTGCTCTACGAACAGCTGCCGCTGCTCGGTTCCATCATCAAAACCATCAAGCGGAGGTTTGGCGGATGA
- a CDS encoding SDR family NAD(P)-dependent oxidoreductase, with translation MKTLITGATSGIGRQLAIDYLAAGHQVWAVGRNQQQLQELQTRGAQVGAVDLLDRQATLAWFATLERIDLAILSAGSCEYVDLPAFDSALLTRVMRINVETMAHCIEGVLPALRRSDDPHLVGIGSAAAYLPLPRAEAYGASKAAVAYLIETLRLTLFAEGIAVSLVCPGFVKTPLTDRNDFPMPFLVSAEQASRAIRDGIAAKKAEIHFPKRFTLLMKAASLLPRSIWLRLAQRMRKR, from the coding sequence ATGAAGACCCTGATCACCGGAGCCACCTCGGGCATCGGCCGGCAGTTGGCCATCGATTACCTGGCCGCCGGCCATCAGGTCTGGGCGGTAGGTCGTAACCAACAGCAGTTGCAGGAGTTGCAGACACGCGGTGCCCAGGTAGGGGCCGTGGACCTGCTCGACCGGCAGGCAACGCTGGCCTGGTTTGCGACGCTGGAGCGCATCGACCTGGCCATCCTGTCCGCCGGCTCATGCGAGTACGTTGACCTGCCGGCCTTCGACAGCGCCCTGCTGACCCGGGTCATGCGGATCAATGTGGAGACCATGGCCCATTGCATCGAAGGGGTATTGCCGGCCCTGCGCCGTAGCGACGATCCACACCTGGTGGGCATAGGCTCCGCCGCCGCCTACCTGCCCCTGCCCCGGGCCGAGGCGTACGGCGCCTCGAAGGCGGCAGTGGCCTATCTGATCGAGACACTGCGCCTTACCCTGTTCGCCGAAGGGATCGCCGTCAGCCTGGTCTGCCCGGGCTTCGTCAAGACGCCGCTGACCGACCGTAACGATTTTCCCATGCCCTTTCTGGTCTCCGCCGAGCAGGCCAGCCGGGCCATTCGAGACGGCATCGCGGCCAAGAAAGCGGAAATCCATTTCCCGAAACGGTTCACGCTGCTGATGAAAGCGGCCTCCCTGCTGCCCCGGTCAATCTGGCTGCGGCTGGCACAACGGATGAGGAAGAGATGA
- a CDS encoding NAD(P)/FAD-dependent oxidoreductase: protein MKSIAIVGTGIAGLSCAHYLAPHFQLTVYEANDYLGGHTHTVDVDYRGEKSAIDTGFIVFNDRTYPRFIRLLNGLGVHFQKTEMSFSVRNDAIGLEYNGNNLASLFAQRRNLVSPGFLRLLVDIVRFNRSVRRAAAAGEEQTIGEYLDNHRSGTLFADNYLLPMIAAIWSMGLDDVRAFPLRFFAKFFENHGLLNLVNRPQWYTIVGGSRSYVEPLTARFRSSIRLNSPVQRVVRSPDGVEVTSNGQTSRFDEVIFACHADQALALLGDADPAERTVLGRIRFTANNVILHTDERVLPRERRAWASWNYRIDPNRSTRATLTYQMNILQRLEKQHSYLVTLNEEIDESFVLARFRYDHPAYDQAMIEAQQQWPTISGRDRVHFCGAYWFNGFHEDGVRSALRVCASLGVTP from the coding sequence ATGAAATCAATCGCCATTGTCGGTACCGGCATCGCCGGCCTGAGCTGCGCCCATTACCTGGCCCCGCATTTCCAGCTGACGGTGTACGAGGCCAACGATTACCTGGGGGGCCACACCCACACCGTCGATGTGGATTACCGCGGCGAAAAAAGCGCCATCGACACCGGTTTCATCGTCTTCAACGATCGGACCTATCCACGCTTCATCCGGTTATTAAACGGCCTGGGGGTTCATTTTCAAAAAACGGAGATGAGTTTCTCGGTGCGCAACGACGCCATCGGCCTGGAATACAACGGGAACAACCTGGCCAGCTTGTTCGCCCAGCGACGCAACCTGGTATCCCCGGGCTTTCTGCGCTTGCTCGTCGATATCGTCCGTTTCAACCGCAGCGTCCGGCGGGCGGCAGCCGCCGGCGAAGAGCAGACCATCGGCGAATACCTGGACAACCACCGCTCCGGCACCCTGTTTGCCGACAACTACCTGTTGCCGATGATCGCCGCCATCTGGTCCATGGGGCTCGACGACGTTCGGGCCTTCCCGCTGCGCTTCTTTGCGAAGTTCTTTGAAAATCACGGACTGCTTAATCTGGTAAACCGGCCCCAGTGGTATACCATCGTCGGCGGTTCGCGCAGCTATGTCGAACCGCTGACCGCTCGGTTTCGGTCCTCGATCCGTCTCAACAGCCCGGTTCAAAGGGTAGTCCGGTCACCCGACGGAGTCGAGGTGACCAGCAACGGACAGACCAGCCGTTTCGACGAGGTGATCTTCGCCTGCCACGCCGACCAGGCACTGGCTCTGCTCGGTGACGCCGACCCCGCCGAGCGGACAGTGCTGGGCAGGATCCGCTTCACCGCCAACAACGTCATCCTCCACACCGACGAACGGGTGCTGCCGCGGGAGCGGCGCGCCTGGGCCAGCTGGAACTACCGTATCGATCCGAACCGCTCCACCCGGGCGACCCTCACCTACCAGATGAACATCCTGCAGAGACTGGAGAAGCAGCATTCCTACCTGGTCACGCTGAACGAGGAGATTGATGAATCATTCGTCCTGGCTCGCTTCCGCTACGACCATCCGGCCTATGACCAGGCGATGATCGAGGCCCAGCAACAGTGGCCGACCATTTCCGGCCGGGATCGGGTCCATTTCTGTGGCGCGTACTGGTTCAACGGCTTCCACGAGGACGGGGTGCGCAGCGCCTTGCGGGTCTGCGCCAGCCTGGGGGTAACGCCATGA
- a CDS encoding DUF1365 domain-containing protein: MNHALYIGRVSHQRFLPRSHGFSYPFFMWYFDLDRLADLPDLRPWFSVDGFALSRLHRNDYLGPPDEPLADSVRSKMLELTGQPVTGHVTGLMNLRTLGLYFSPVNFYFGHEPGGTCTHLLAEVSNTPWNERHHYSFFLEKNDPRPTHAKAFKVSPFNPVTQRYRWRIEPPTATAGITIEVDDERGPIFAARLRLERQPLSRTLVRRLLLRRPVMTAAILAAIYWQALKLYVKGVPYIPYRKETT; encoded by the coding sequence ATGAACCATGCGCTCTATATTGGCCGGGTCAGTCATCAACGGTTTCTACCGCGCAGCCATGGGTTCAGCTACCCGTTTTTCATGTGGTACTTCGACCTCGATCGCCTTGCCGACCTGCCCGATCTTCGCCCCTGGTTCTCGGTCGACGGCTTCGCCCTAAGCCGGCTGCACCGAAACGATTACCTTGGCCCTCCGGATGAGCCGCTCGCAGACAGCGTCCGCAGCAAGATGCTCGAACTGACCGGGCAACCGGTCACCGGTCACGTTACCGGATTGATGAACCTGCGTACCCTCGGCCTCTACTTCAGCCCGGTGAACTTTTATTTCGGCCACGAACCAGGCGGTACCTGCACCCACCTGCTCGCCGAAGTATCAAATACGCCGTGGAACGAACGACATCACTATTCGTTTTTCCTGGAGAAAAACGACCCACGGCCAACTCATGCGAAGGCCTTCAAGGTATCCCCCTTCAATCCGGTCACCCAGCGTTACCGCTGGCGGATCGAGCCGCCGACAGCCACTGCGGGGATTACCATCGAGGTTGACGACGAGCGCGGCCCGATCTTTGCCGCTCGGTTACGCCTGGAGCGGCAGCCGTTGTCCCGTACCCTGGTGCGACGGCTCTTGCTTCGTCGGCCGGTTATGACCGCCGCCATCCTCGCCGCCATTTACTGGCAGGCGCTGAAACTGTATGTGAAAGGAGTTCCCTACATACCCTACCGCAAGGAGACGACATGA
- a CDS encoding SAM-dependent methyltransferase, which yields MTTIAPSRPFTDRLAAPSFLQGRARDLTHRLLGRLRFGRLTLIDQDGRTTFGSDDSVSATMIIRDPRAYPRILSGGSVGAAEAYIDGWWESEQLTEVIRIITRNQSLLQDMEQQSSRLMRLLRRFGHWWRRNRRRAAKANIIAHYDLGNQLYASFLDPTMMYSAAIYPQPDSSLEEASRHKLDHICRRLRLGPQDRVVEIGSGWGGFALHAAAHYGCHVTTTTISEAQFEEAARRIKEAGLEERITLLKKDYRDLQGSYNKLVSIEMIEAVGHAFLPDFFRKCMSLLKPDGELLIQAITIRDHKYESYLGDVDFIQQHIFPGGCLTSNSRMLKVLADHTDLVVRTIEDFGLGYARTLNHWRSRFLAAFPELKEHGYDERFRRLWDFYLCYCEGGFLERAISVVQLVADRPQHRMDRVTS from the coding sequence ATGACCACCATCGCCCCCTCCCGCCCGTTCACCGACCGCCTGGCCGCCCCATCTTTTCTGCAGGGGCGGGCCCGAGACCTGACCCATCGGCTGCTCGGCCGCCTGCGCTTCGGCCGGCTCACCCTGATCGATCAGGACGGCCGCACCACCTTCGGCAGCGACGACAGCGTGAGCGCCACCATGATCATCCGCGATCCGCGCGCCTATCCCCGCATTCTCTCGGGCGGCTCGGTCGGGGCGGCTGAGGCCTATATCGACGGTTGGTGGGAGTCGGAACAGCTGACCGAGGTGATCCGGATCATTACCCGCAACCAGTCGCTGCTGCAGGACATGGAACAGCAATCGTCGCGACTGATGCGGCTGCTGCGCCGTTTCGGCCACTGGTGGCGACGCAACCGTCGTCGTGCCGCCAAGGCCAACATCATCGCCCACTACGATCTGGGCAACCAGCTTTACGCCTCCTTTCTGGACCCGACGATGATGTACTCGGCGGCCATCTATCCCCAGCCCGACAGCAGTCTGGAAGAGGCCTCCCGCCACAAACTGGACCATATCTGCCGCCGGCTTCGCCTCGGCCCGCAGGACCGCGTGGTCGAGATCGGTTCGGGATGGGGCGGGTTCGCCTTGCACGCCGCCGCTCATTATGGCTGCCATGTGACCACCACCACCATCTCCGAGGCCCAGTTCGAAGAGGCCGCCCGGCGGATCAAGGAAGCCGGTCTGGAAGAGCGGATCACCTTGCTGAAAAAGGATTACCGTGATCTGCAAGGCAGCTATAACAAGCTGGTTAGCATCGAGATGATCGAGGCCGTCGGCCATGCCTTCCTCCCCGATTTCTTCCGGAAATGCATGTCGCTGCTGAAACCGGACGGCGAGCTGCTGATCCAGGCCATCACCATCAGGGACCACAAGTACGAATCCTACCTGGGCGACGTGGACTTCATCCAACAGCATATCTTCCCCGGTGGCTGCCTGACCAGCAACAGCCGGATGCTCAAGGTCCTCGCCGACCACACCGACCTGGTGGTCAGGACCATCGAGGATTTCGGTCTCGGCTACGCCCGGACCCTCAACCACTGGCGGAGCCGCTTCCTGGCGGCCTTTCCGGAGCTGAAGGAACATGGCTACGACGAGCGCTTTCGCCGGCTCTGGGACTTTTATCTCTGCTACTGCGAAGGGGGCTTTCTCGAACGGGCCATCAGTGTCGTGCAGCTGGTGGCAGACCGACCGCAGCACCGGATGGACAGGGTGACATCATGA
- a CDS encoding DUF2878 domain-containing protein has protein sequence MNWVVNLAIYNLAWLAGVLGGNRFAWIGLLLVAGHFLVSPYRRHDAILAALLLGIGLVVDGVLNTIGFFTFHASGFPIPLWLMTIWLALATLPNHSLRWMKGRHGVNALFGALGGPLAYWGGVRLGAASFNWPLLPSLLTLALVWAVLWIVIMTLATRIGSAKDSRTL, from the coding sequence ATGAACTGGGTGGTCAATCTGGCCATCTACAATCTGGCCTGGCTGGCCGGCGTCCTCGGCGGCAACCGCTTCGCCTGGATCGGCCTGCTGCTGGTGGCCGGCCACTTCCTGGTCTCACCCTACCGCCGGCACGATGCTATCCTGGCCGCCTTGTTGCTGGGGATCGGCCTGGTCGTTGACGGCGTGCTCAACACCATCGGCTTCTTCACCTTCCACGCCAGCGGCTTTCCAATCCCGCTGTGGCTGATGACCATCTGGCTGGCCCTGGCCACCTTGCCCAACCACAGCCTGCGCTGGATGAAGGGGCGGCACGGGGTCAACGCCCTGTTTGGCGCCCTGGGCGGGCCGCTCGCTTACTGGGGCGGCGTCCGGCTCGGCGCCGCCTCGTTCAACTGGCCGCTGCTCCCATCACTGCTGACACTGGCCCTGGTCTGGGCAGTACTGTGGATCGTCATCATGACGCTCGCCACCAGGATTGGCAGCGCCAAGGATTCTCGCACCCTTTAG
- a CDS encoding DUF3047 domain-containing protein codes for MVAETAKSMGCVLVCLCLCGLLLAVQARAQEDVLFRDDFDDLSGWEPFSFRNIDRHSRYRVVNRGENSVLEATSDASASALISRQRFSVSQYPVLQWRWQVTRLYEKGNYLRKDGDDYPLRVYVIFEYDPENADFGTRISYELARTWYGDYPPHSSINYIWANRSEEREPVANPFTDRAIMIPLRSGPEYVGRWVEETVDVLADYQRLFGEPPPATASLAIMNDADNTGEAAISYIDYIEVRSRSSSLPVP; via the coding sequence ATGGTGGCGGAAACAGCGAAAAGCATGGGATGTGTGCTGGTCTGCTTGTGCTTGTGCGGTCTGTTGCTGGCCGTTCAGGCTCGAGCACAGGAAGACGTTTTGTTCCGGGACGACTTTGATGATCTGAGCGGTTGGGAACCCTTTTCTTTTCGTAACATCGACCGGCATTCCCGGTACCGGGTCGTTAACCGGGGAGAAAACTCGGTTCTCGAGGCGACCAGCGATGCCAGCGCCTCGGCGCTGATCAGCCGGCAGCGCTTTTCCGTGTCCCAGTACCCGGTGCTCCAGTGGCGCTGGCAGGTCACCCGGCTCTATGAAAAGGGAAATTACCTGCGTAAGGATGGCGACGACTACCCGCTGCGGGTCTATGTGATCTTCGAATATGACCCGGAAAACGCCGACTTCGGCACTCGCATCAGCTATGAGCTGGCCCGAACCTGGTACGGGGACTATCCGCCACACAGCAGTATCAACTACATCTGGGCCAACCGCAGCGAGGAGCGGGAGCCGGTCGCCAATCCGTTCACCGACCGGGCCATCATGATCCCGCTGCGATCCGGCCCCGAATACGTCGGTCGCTGGGTCGAGGAGACGGTCGATGTGCTTGCCGACTATCAGCGCCTGTTCGGTGAGCCGCCACCTGCGACCGCCTCTCTCGCCATCATGAACGACGCCGACAACACCGGCGAAGCGGCGATCTCCTACATCGATTACATCGAGGTGCGGAGCCGCTCGTCCTCGTTACCGGTTCCGTGA
- a CDS encoding metal ABC transporter solute-binding protein, Zn/Mn family — protein sequence MMIIRTCLLSLCFFLFIDHSLVSAGDRPVVFVSIAPQKFFVQQISGDLLQVEVLVPPGASPHTYEPKPSQMKALSTAAAYFAIGVDFERIWLDRLAGVNPRMRIVHTDAGIEKRPMVEHRDDELDVERAHHSPSAHDDNHAHEEGLDPHIWLAPELVTHQAATIAAALSELFPDQAGAFAAGLASLQTQIDALDRELRTLLTDKQGLEFIVFHPSWGYFARSYGLVQVPVEVSGKNPKPTQLRTLIEHARRHGIRVVFAQPQLSTKSAEVITREIDGTVILLDPLAENWLTNMKAVAEQIHTALR from the coding sequence ATGATGATTATCCGAACCTGCCTTTTATCTCTTTGCTTTTTCTTGTTTATCGACCATTCACTGGTCTCGGCTGGTGATCGACCCGTGGTGTTTGTCAGCATCGCACCGCAGAAATTCTTCGTGCAACAGATCAGCGGCGACCTGCTCCAGGTGGAAGTCCTCGTGCCACCGGGAGCAAGCCCGCACACCTACGAGCCGAAACCGTCGCAGATGAAGGCCCTGTCCACGGCCGCCGCCTATTTCGCCATTGGCGTCGATTTCGAACGAATCTGGCTGGACCGGCTGGCCGGAGTCAACCCGCGGATGCGCATCGTTCATACCGATGCCGGCATCGAGAAACGACCGATGGTCGAACATCGTGACGACGAGCTTGATGTGGAGCGCGCCCATCACTCCCCCTCCGCCCACGATGACAACCATGCCCACGAAGAAGGTCTCGATCCACATATCTGGCTGGCCCCGGAGCTGGTGACACATCAGGCCGCCACCATCGCCGCCGCCTTGAGTGAATTGTTCCCTGACCAGGCTGGCGCCTTTGCCGCCGGTTTGGCCTCGCTGCAGACCCAGATCGACGCGCTCGACAGGGAGTTGCGCACGCTGCTGACTGACAAACAGGGGCTTGAGTTCATCGTCTTCCATCCGTCCTGGGGATATTTCGCTCGGTCGTACGGGTTGGTCCAGGTACCCGTCGAGGTCTCCGGCAAGAACCCCAAACCGACGCAACTCCGCACGCTGATCGAGCATGCGCGCCGACACGGAATCCGCGTGGTCTTTGCCCAACCGCAACTATCGACGAAAAGTGCCGAGGTGATCACCCGGGAAATCGACGGTACGGTCATTCTGCTCGATCCGCTTGCCGAAAACTGGCTGACAAACATGAAAGCGGTTGCCGAACAGATTCACACCGCCCTACGATAA